The following are encoded in a window of Bdellovibrio sp. ArHS genomic DNA:
- a CDS encoding prolyl oligopeptidase family serine peptidase, with amino-acid sequence MTNESKLQAIFIPAQKTGAEKFPVIVALHGVGSNERDLAEPGLVHGIIAVGGRTLQETSASVTTALKTTTPKVLLLHGMQDNKLPLFHAQASADTLQKAGFDFSFKTYQAGHEITSDMKSDMQAWLKDNF; translated from the coding sequence ATGACGAACGAATCAAAATTGCAGGCCATTTTCATTCCGGCGCAAAAGACAGGGGCGGAAAAATTCCCGGTGATCGTCGCTTTACATGGTGTTGGTTCCAATGAACGGGATCTCGCCGAGCCGGGTCTTGTCCATGGGATTATTGCTGTGGGTGGCAGAACTTTGCAGGAGACTTCGGCCAGCGTCACCACGGCTTTAAAGACGACAACACCGAAAGTTCTTTTGCTGCATGGAATGCAAGACAACAAACTTCCGTTATTTCATGCCCAGGCCAGCGCGGATACTTTGCAAAAGGCCGGTTTCGATTTTAGCTTTAAAACTTACCAAGCCGGACATGAGATCACTTCTGACATGAAGAGTGACATGCAAGCCTGGCTTAAAGATAACTTTTAA
- a CDS encoding SDR family oxidoreductase, with protein sequence MDSWSLHGKTALVCGASSGIGKATALLLAERGARIIALARTEEKLQTLMAELLGEGHQYYVVDLANTEELTTFLPELKKENIQILINNAGGPKAGLLHEAQVDEFTAPMKAHLYAAHLLVQTVLPAMKASHYGRILNVISTSVKNPLPNLGVSNTVRGAMASWSKTLAAELAPFAITVNNVLPGYIKTDRLTSLLESAAKNSQTSLKQVEESWEKTVPLGRIGEPKEMAEAIAFLASPAASYITGINLPVDGGRTPSL encoded by the coding sequence ATGGATTCGTGGAGTCTTCATGGAAAAACAGCCCTAGTGTGCGGAGCTTCAAGCGGCATTGGCAAGGCGACCGCTCTGCTTTTGGCGGAACGTGGTGCAAGAATCATCGCCCTGGCCCGCACTGAAGAAAAATTGCAAACGCTGATGGCGGAACTTTTAGGCGAGGGTCATCAGTACTACGTCGTGGATCTTGCGAACACGGAAGAACTAACGACTTTTTTACCTGAATTGAAAAAAGAAAACATTCAGATTTTAATTAACAATGCTGGCGGCCCGAAAGCGGGTCTCTTGCATGAAGCGCAGGTTGATGAATTTACCGCGCCCATGAAAGCGCACCTCTATGCGGCTCATCTTTTAGTGCAGACGGTTTTGCCAGCGATGAAGGCGTCCCACTACGGGCGTATCCTGAATGTCATTTCGACGTCTGTGAAAAATCCGCTGCCGAATTTAGGGGTGTCAAACACGGTGCGGGGAGCGATGGCAAGTTGGTCAAAAACCTTGGCGGCAGAACTAGCGCCCTTTGCGATCACTGTGAATAATGTTTTACCGGGTTATATTAAAACGGATCGTCTGACGTCTTTGCTGGAATCTGCGGCGAAAAATTCTCAAACGAGTTTAAAACAAGTCGAGGAAAGTTGGGAAAAAACGGTGCCCCTGGGGCGTATTGGCGAGCCGAAAGAAATGGCGGAAGCCATCGCGTTTTTGGCCAGCCCTGCCGCCTCCTATATTACAGGTATCAATCTTCCTGT